The Phycisphaerae bacterium genome includes a region encoding these proteins:
- the nadC gene encoding carboxylating nicotinate-nucleotide diphosphorylase, translating into MAQMIDRERLRRQWEDALAEDGFDRDITSLTTVDDAATGTARLVARQGGVFAGAVIFDLLREAYSHKLTVTVNAQDGANMRKGEGIAVLAGPMRLLLGIERTLLNFLQRLCGVASLTRRYVDAVGGTQARIYDTRKTIPGWRQLDKYAVRCGGGWNHRMGLHDAILVKDNHLAGVSIDSLAVALFDMVREAAALAPPPAFIEVEVDTIEQLEEVFKVSGVDVILLDNFSIAQMRQAVRRRDELGLAGRVQFEASGGVDLDSVRGIAETGVERIAVGALTHSSGALDIAMDLETTRLSG; encoded by the coding sequence ATGGCTCAGATGATTGATCGTGAACGGCTTCGGAGGCAGTGGGAAGATGCCTTGGCCGAGGACGGCTTCGACCGGGACATCACCTCTTTGACGACCGTCGACGACGCAGCCACGGGCACGGCTCGTCTTGTAGCCCGCCAGGGCGGCGTCTTTGCCGGCGCGGTGATCTTCGACCTGCTGCGTGAGGCGTACTCTCACAAATTGACGGTCACGGTCAACGCGCAGGACGGTGCAAACATGAGGAAGGGCGAGGGAATCGCCGTGCTGGCCGGTCCGATGCGTCTGCTCCTGGGCATTGAGCGAACCTTGCTAAACTTTCTGCAGCGGTTGTGCGGCGTGGCCTCGCTGACCCGTCGTTATGTCGATGCCGTCGGCGGGACGCAGGCGAGGATCTATGATACGCGTAAGACGATTCCCGGCTGGCGTCAACTGGACAAATATGCCGTCCGCTGCGGCGGCGGCTGGAACCACCGCATGGGCCTGCATGACGCCATTTTGGTTAAGGACAATCACTTGGCGGGCGTGAGTATTGATTCACTGGCCGTCGCCCTGTTCGATATGGTTCGGGAGGCCGCTGCGCTGGCGCCGCCGCCGGCGTTCATTGAGGTCGAGGTCGACACCATCGAGCAACTCGAGGAAGTGTTCAAGGTTTCGGGCGTAGATGTCATTCTGCTCGACAATTTCTCTATTGCCCAGATGCGACAGGCGGTGAGGCGGCGGGATGAATTGGGCTTGGCCGGCCGGGTGCAGTTTGAGGCCTCCGGCGGTGTCGACCTGGATTCGGTCCGCGGCATCGCGGAAACCGGTGTTGAACGGATCGCCGTGGGAGCACTCACCCACTCGTCCGGCGCGCTGGATATCGCCATGGATCTTGAGACCACCAGGCTGTCCGGCTGA